The proteins below come from a single Cylindrospermopsis raciborskii Cr2010 genomic window:
- a CDS encoding tetratricopeptide repeat protein produces the protein MQVLRSFSNQEVLDLQENLGRGGEACVYTVPSDENLVAKIYHHPTSSHIQKLRAMIANPPANPAASFGHISIAWPQELLTAAEGSDTIIGFLMPRIRNMRPIMDFYNPGNRRQNCPLFNYQYLLRTARNLAAAFAALHASNYCIGDVNESNILVSNTALVSLVDTDSFQVPDLSQNTVYRCLVGKPEYTPPELQNKTFADYNRETYHDLFGLGVLIFQLLMEGTHPFSGVFQGLGDPPTYESRILAGHFTYSQKQKVPYLPTPITPSWQTLHPDLRDLFISCFEDGHHSPYLRPSAQTWLSVLSTAEASLISCAVNPQHAYHPHLDKCPWCERTMKLGGRDPFPSLQAISAREHLQPRRKSRKRPRYQPRVRKPAVPVLATYTQFSLRSTSPGYQPVQTSSRSKFYTLMFGLLGLGVLGYLDIMVKFTRPFLSPNPYTQQSLLSSRSENVHSPLSLSFNDYYQRGNQAYQQQDYQQAIEDFSQGIKQNTNFSKLYMHRGNARYNLNDYEGALTDYNLALKINPQEVKAFINRGNAYLKLADYSNDPDYEYKKAIDSFNNAININQQDDEAYVRRGIVRSQIARYSNNSQEEYERSIGDFTQAIKLNRFKAEAYFQRGLARYQFAQYSSNYAQIYKQAIADFDQALNINPEMAEVFLKRGMIYYELAQYGERTARNNQQQALEDLEKSAQLYLNKKDVNNYQQAISNICVIAEEKCDYFLQNSSIIYNVNP, from the coding sequence ATGCAGGTACTACGTTCTTTTTCCAATCAAGAGGTTCTGGATTTACAGGAAAATTTGGGACGCGGGGGTGAAGCTTGTGTCTATACGGTTCCAAGCGATGAAAATTTAGTCGCCAAAATTTATCATCACCCAACTTCTAGTCATATTCAGAAACTGCGGGCCATGATCGCCAACCCCCCAGCAAATCCTGCGGCCAGTTTTGGTCATATTTCTATAGCATGGCCACAGGAGTTATTAACTGCTGCGGAGGGTAGTGATACTATTATTGGCTTTTTAATGCCACGGATTCGGAACATGCGTCCTATTATGGACTTTTATAATCCTGGCAATCGTCGTCAAAACTGTCCCCTATTTAATTATCAATATTTACTGCGCACTGCTCGCAATTTGGCCGCAGCTTTTGCCGCGTTACATGCAAGTAATTACTGTATTGGCGATGTCAATGAATCAAATATTCTAGTCAGTAACACAGCTTTAGTTAGTTTAGTGGATACGGACTCCTTTCAAGTCCCAGATTTGTCTCAAAATACGGTTTATCGATGTTTGGTGGGTAAACCAGAATATACTCCCCCAGAACTTCAGAATAAAACCTTTGCTGACTATAATCGGGAAACCTATCATGATTTGTTCGGGTTAGGGGTGTTGATATTCCAGCTTTTGATGGAAGGGACTCACCCTTTTTCTGGGGTTTTTCAAGGTTTAGGGGATCCCCCCACTTATGAGTCCCGCATTCTAGCTGGCCATTTTACCTATAGCCAAAAACAAAAAGTCCCCTATTTACCTACTCCCATTACTCCCAGTTGGCAAACTCTTCATCCTGATTTACGAGATCTGTTTATCAGCTGTTTTGAAGATGGTCACCATTCTCCCTATTTGCGCCCCAGTGCCCAAACTTGGCTATCGGTTTTATCTACTGCAGAAGCAAGTTTGATTTCTTGTGCTGTTAATCCTCAGCATGCTTATCATCCTCATCTAGATAAATGTCCCTGGTGTGAACGCACTATGAAGTTGGGGGGGAGAGACCCCTTTCCATCTTTGCAGGCAATCTCCGCTCGGGAACATCTCCAACCCCGACGCAAATCTCGTAAGCGCCCTAGATATCAGCCCCGTGTTCGTAAACCAGCTGTTCCCGTTTTGGCTACCTATACCCAATTCTCTTTGAGATCAACTTCGCCTGGTTATCAACCTGTACAAACATCAAGTAGGTCTAAGTTTTATACTCTTATGTTTGGACTTTTAGGTTTGGGTGTATTGGGTTATTTGGATATTATGGTTAAATTTACCCGTCCTTTTCTCTCTCCTAATCCTTACACTCAACAAAGTTTATTGTCTAGTAGAAGCGAAAATGTTCATTCCCCATTAAGTTTAAGTTTTAATGATTACTATCAACGTGGTAATCAGGCTTATCAACAACAGGACTATCAACAAGCAATTGAGGACTTTAGCCAAGGTATCAAACAAAATACTAATTTTTCTAAACTATACATGCATAGGGGCAATGCCCGCTATAATTTAAATGATTATGAAGGAGCATTGACAGATTATAATCTGGCTTTGAAAATTAATCCCCAGGAAGTTAAGGCATTTATCAATCGTGGTAATGCTTATCTTAAACTGGCTGACTATAGCAATGATCCGGATTATGAATATAAAAAAGCTATAGACAGTTTCAATAATGCTATTAACATTAACCAACAAGATGATGAAGCCTATGTTAGAAGAGGTATTGTTCGGTCACAAATAGCCAGATATAGTAATAACTCACAAGAGGAATACGAAAGATCTATTGGGGACTTTACACAGGCAATTAAACTCAATCGTTTTAAAGCAGAAGCCTACTTTCAGCGCGGTCTAGCTCGTTACCAATTTGCCCAATATAGCAGTAATTATGCTCAAATATATAAACAGGCGATCGCAGATTTTGACCAGGCATTAAATATTAATCCGGAAATGGCAGAGGTGTTCCTCAAAAGAGGAATGATTTACTATGAATTAGCCCAATATGGAGAAAGGACAGCCAGGAATAATCAGCAACAAGCTCTGGAAGATTTAGAAAAATCTGCTCAATTATATCTGAATAAGAAGGATGTGAACAACTACCAGCAAGCTATCAGTAATATTTGTGTTATTGCTGAAGAAAAGTGCGACTATTTTTTACAGAACTCATCAATTATTTATAATGTAAATCCCTGA
- a CDS encoding phytanoyl-CoA dioxygenase family protein, with amino-acid sequence MMINTWQDQLNAFTEDFNYRVSVAKYKKHLPVLSPKDKLIAETLKQQGVYITSLTDLGMPSTTQMWVSATGYAGMISAPRNVESGYSLPQIYTVTDLPEFFTWGIESRLRNIIESYIELPIAFHGVHVRKDFPNEQQLQTLLWHKDAEDRRMIKIIVYLHDVGEEHGPFEYIPLPSNIGEWCNYYRVDYRLWKSGFLGIDDREMMNVIPKKFWKSCPGKAGTVIFVDPRNVLHHGTVRSEERSTAFFVYTSHTPKRPELCTQYHDHTFTKPPGQFKTEIANKAR; translated from the coding sequence ATGATGATTAATACTTGGCAAGATCAACTCAACGCCTTTACTGAGGATTTTAATTATCGGGTATCTGTGGCTAAATATAAAAAGCATTTACCTGTATTATCCCCAAAAGATAAATTAATTGCTGAAACCTTAAAGCAGCAAGGTGTTTATATTACTTCTCTCACAGATTTAGGAATGCCATCAACCACACAAATGTGGGTAAGTGCTACGGGTTATGCAGGGATGATATCAGCTCCCAGAAATGTGGAGTCGGGATATAGCTTACCACAAATTTACACGGTTACAGATCTACCGGAATTTTTTACCTGGGGAATTGAATCTAGGTTAAGGAATATCATTGAAAGTTATATAGAGTTACCTATAGCTTTTCATGGTGTTCATGTGCGGAAGGATTTTCCAAATGAGCAGCAACTACAAACTCTGCTGTGGCACAAGGATGCGGAAGATCGACGGATGATTAAAATCATCGTCTATTTACACGATGTGGGGGAAGAACATGGACCTTTTGAATATATACCTTTACCCAGTAATATTGGAGAATGGTGTAATTATTATCGGGTCGATTATAGATTGTGGAAGTCGGGTTTTTTGGGAATTGATGACCGAGAAATGATGAATGTTATTCCTAAAAAATTCTGGAAATCTTGTCCAGGAAAAGCAGGAACTGTAATTTTTGTTGATCCTAGAAATGTTTTACATCACGGAACAGTTAGAAGTGAAGAGCGTTCTACAGCATTTTTTGTTTACACTTCTCACACTCCTAAACGCCCGGAACTTTGCACTCAATACCATGATCATACCTTCACCAAACCCCCTGGGCAATTTAAGACTGAAATTGCAAATAAAGCCCGGTAA
- a CDS encoding NAD-dependent epimerase/dehydratase family protein, with product MKILVTGTEGYLGSLLPPLLIAKGHKVIGVDTGFYKVGWLYNGTEITVKTLNKDIRNINPEDLEGVDAIVHKAELSNDPTGQLAPHITYDINHLGSVRLANLAKTMGVRRFVYMSSCSVYGIATDGDVTEESPVNPQTAYAECKTLVERDIKLLADDDFSPTFMRNATAFGASPRMRFDIVLNNLAGLAWTTKEIKMTSDGTPWRPLVHALDICKAIVCVLEAPRDIIHNQVFNVGDTQNNYRVREIAQIIAATFPDCKLTFGNNGADNRSYRVSFEKINTILPGFKCEWNAERGAQQLLNLFQQIDMTEDTFLFRGFTRLKQLEYLIRTQQLDQNFFWHS from the coding sequence ATGAAAATATTAGTCACTGGTACAGAAGGATATTTAGGCTCATTGCTCCCTCCCTTATTAATTGCTAAAGGTCATAAGGTAATTGGAGTAGACACGGGTTTTTATAAAGTTGGCTGGTTATATAACGGTACAGAAATAACAGTCAAAACTCTCAACAAAGACATTCGTAATATTAATCCAGAAGACCTAGAGGGAGTAGATGCTATAGTTCACAAAGCAGAACTTTCTAATGATCCCACAGGACAATTGGCACCCCATATTACCTATGATATCAATCATTTAGGTTCCGTGCGATTGGCCAATTTGGCTAAAACCATGGGAGTGCGTCGGTTTGTTTATATGTCTTCTTGCAGTGTTTATGGAATTGCCACTGATGGGGATGTAACAGAAGAATCACCAGTGAATCCTCAAACAGCTTATGCTGAGTGCAAAACCTTGGTGGAAAGGGATATTAAGTTATTAGCTGATGATGATTTTTCCCCTACCTTCATGCGCAATGCAACAGCATTTGGAGCTTCCCCCCGCATGAGATTTGATATTGTTTTAAACAATTTAGCTGGGTTAGCTTGGACTACCAAGGAAATTAAAATGACTAGTGATGGTACTCCTTGGCGACCTTTAGTTCATGCTTTGGACATTTGTAAAGCCATTGTCTGTGTCTTGGAAGCACCCAGGGATATTATTCACAATCAGGTTTTTAATGTAGGAGATACACAAAATAATTATCGCGTGCGAGAAATTGCCCAAATCATTGCAGCAACCTTCCCAGATTGTAAATTAACCTTTGGTAATAATGGTGCGGATAATCGTAGTTATCGAGTATCCTTCGAGAAGATCAACACAATATTACCAGGATTCAAATGTGAGTGGAATGCGGAGCGTGGTGCCCAACAGTTATTGAATTTATTCCAGCAAATTGACATGACTGAGGATACATTCCTTTTTAGAGGATTTACCAGATTAAAGCAGCTGGAGTATTTGATCCGTACTCAACAACTCGATCAGAATTTTTTTTGGCATAGCTAG
- a CDS encoding glycosyltransferase, producing the protein MKIALVHDYLTQRGGAERVFELLCKYYPEADIFTSVYDAQKTIDLGDRIVKTTFLQSIPGAKKYFRLIAPLYFPAFRSLDLQDYDLIISSSTSFAKAVRKKKEAQHICFCHNVTRFLWDTQTYLREYGDYRYFAPVIEKIFAMMRNVDLKYSQEPDLYIANSSVVAKRIQQIYGKEAMVVNYPIDTNNFVFSEIKDDYYLASARMISYKRFDIIVEAFNWLGWPLLISGDGPELQRLKSKALDNIQFLGHVSDVKRKDLFSRAKSIIVAALEDYGLVPVEANASGTPVIAYGAGGVLDTQIPGKTGVFFNRQSADSLQTGLFRAKEIAWNYQSIRNHAVNNFSESVFFQKIEEIVMKNSGIHH; encoded by the coding sequence ATGAAAATTGCTCTAGTCCATGACTATTTAACCCAGCGCGGTGGAGCAGAGCGAGTATTTGAATTGCTTTGCAAATACTACCCCGAAGCGGATATTTTTACATCTGTATATGATGCCCAAAAAACTATTGACTTAGGCGATCGGATAGTTAAAACTACTTTTTTACAAAGCATTCCTGGGGCTAAGAAATATTTTCGACTTATAGCCCCGTTATACTTTCCAGCTTTCCGTTCCCTGGATTTACAAGACTATGATTTAATTATTAGTAGCAGTACGAGCTTTGCCAAAGCGGTTCGTAAAAAAAAGGAAGCTCAACACATTTGCTTCTGTCACAATGTAACTAGATTTTTATGGGATACACAAACTTATTTACGGGAGTATGGAGATTATCGTTACTTTGCTCCAGTAATAGAAAAAATATTTGCTATGATGAGAAATGTGGATCTGAAATACTCCCAGGAACCAGATTTATACATTGCCAATTCCAGCGTTGTTGCCAAACGTATACAACAAATATATGGCAAGGAAGCAATGGTAGTCAATTATCCAATTGATACCAATAATTTTGTTTTTTCTGAAATAAAAGATGACTACTACTTGGCATCTGCTAGGATGATAAGTTATAAACGTTTTGATATCATAGTCGAGGCTTTTAACTGGTTAGGTTGGCCTTTATTAATATCAGGTGACGGACCAGAACTACAAAGGTTAAAATCCAAAGCACTAGATAATATTCAATTTTTAGGTCATGTGAGCGACGTTAAGCGTAAGGACCTATTTTCTAGAGCTAAGTCCATTATTGTTGCAGCATTGGAAGACTATGGATTAGTGCCAGTAGAAGCGAATGCCAGTGGAACTCCAGTGATTGCTTATGGTGCAGGGGGTGTTTTAGACACTCAAATACCTGGAAAAACTGGAGTGTTTTTTAACAGACAATCAGCTGACTCTCTACAGACAGGATTATTTCGGGCCAAGGAAATAGCTTGGAATTATCAAAGCATTCGCAATCACGCTGTTAACAACTTCTCAGAATCAGTGTTTTTTCAAAAGATAGAGGAGATTGTCATGAAAAACTCCGGTATACATCACTGA
- the lhgO gene encoding L-2-hydroxyglutarate oxidase, whose amino-acid sequence MYDFAIIGGGIVGLATAMALGKRYGQTKILVLEKEAEWAFHQTGNNSGVIHSGIYYKPGSFKAKFCRDGSRSMVEFCREHNIDHDICGKVIVATEPEEIPRLENLYQRGLDNGIPVKRISPQEAREIEPHLSCLAAIRVSSTGIVNYKQVCLKYAEIIQNQGGDLRLNTRVLKLHPSGENQIIETTKGSFETRFVINCGGLHSDRLAELGQVNPQAKIVPFRGEYYELTPEKRSLVKTLIYPVPNPDFPFLGVHFTRMIDGTVHAGPNAVLSFKREGYKKTDFDLRDLTEVITYPGFWKLAAKHADEGIKEMIRSWSKAAFVRSLQKLIPEVEAKDLVPTHAGVRAQALMNNGSLVEDFLIVPGKNSIHVCNAPSPAATSSLEIGKAIVNQLPEPANLIRCF is encoded by the coding sequence ATGTATGACTTTGCCATTATTGGTGGTGGAATAGTAGGACTAGCTACGGCCATGGCTTTAGGTAAACGCTATGGTCAGACCAAGATTTTAGTCCTAGAAAAAGAAGCGGAATGGGCATTTCATCAAACTGGCAACAATAGTGGTGTCATTCATTCTGGTATTTACTACAAACCCGGTAGTTTCAAAGCAAAATTCTGCCGTGATGGCAGTCGATCAATGGTGGAATTTTGTCGAGAACATAATATAGATCATGATATTTGTGGTAAGGTTATTGTCGCCACAGAACCCGAGGAAATACCAAGATTAGAAAACCTCTATCAGCGAGGTTTAGATAATGGTATTCCCGTGAAGAGAATTAGTCCTCAAGAAGCAAGGGAAATTGAACCTCATCTTAGTTGCTTGGCAGCAATTCGAGTCTCTTCTACTGGGATTGTCAACTACAAACAAGTTTGCCTCAAGTACGCGGAGATTATTCAAAATCAAGGAGGCGATTTACGCCTTAACACCCGGGTTTTAAAACTACACCCAAGCGGCGAAAATCAGATAATAGAAACTACCAAAGGCAGTTTTGAAACTAGATTTGTAATTAACTGTGGTGGACTACATAGCGATCGCCTGGCGGAATTGGGTCAGGTAAATCCCCAAGCTAAAATCGTTCCCTTTCGGGGAGAATACTATGAACTAACACCGGAAAAACGTTCTTTAGTCAAAACGCTTATTTATCCAGTTCCTAACCCAGATTTCCCATTTTTGGGTGTACATTTTACCAGGATGATTGATGGCACAGTTCACGCTGGTCCAAATGCGGTTTTGAGTTTTAAAAGAGAAGGTTACAAAAAAACCGATTTTGATCTAAGAGATCTAACTGAAGTCATTACCTATCCTGGTTTTTGGAAACTAGCAGCCAAACATGCTGATGAAGGAATCAAAGAAATGATACGTTCCTGGAGTAAAGCAGCTTTTGTCAGAAGTTTGCAAAAACTGATTCCAGAAGTGGAGGCGAAAGATTTAGTACCCACCCATGCGGGGGTTAGAGCTCAAGCATTAATGAATAATGGTTCTCTGGTAGAGGACTTTTTAATCGTTCCTGGTAAAAACTCTATTCACGTTTGCAATGCACCATCACCTGCAGCTACATCTTCTTTAGAGATTGGTAAGGCCATTGTGAATCAATTACCAGAACCAGCAAATTTAATCAGGTGTTTTTAA
- the rfbC gene encoding dTDP-4-dehydrorhamnose 3,5-epimerase, with the protein MIFTQTSLAGAFIIELEDKPDHRGFFARTFCAQEFAEHGLKPTVAQCNLSFNHQKGTLRGMHYQITPATETKLIRCTQGAIYDVIVDMRPESPTYLSYIGVELTATNRRALYVPEMFAHGYQALTDGAEVVYQVGEFYTPGYERGLRYDDPILDIVWPLNVTEISQKDLSWPLLESVLIGV; encoded by the coding sequence ATGATTTTTACCCAAACAAGTCTAGCTGGTGCTTTCATTATCGAATTAGAAGACAAACCAGATCATCGTGGTTTTTTTGCCAGAACTTTCTGCGCCCAAGAATTTGCTGAACATGGTTTAAAGCCAACAGTTGCCCAATGTAATTTATCTTTTAATCATCAAAAAGGCACCCTGCGAGGAATGCACTACCAAATTACACCAGCAACAGAAACCAAATTAATTCGCTGTACTCAAGGTGCAATTTATGATGTGATTGTGGATATGCGTCCGGAATCTCCTACCTACCTATCATATATTGGCGTCGAACTAACAGCAACAAATCGTCGTGCTTTATATGTACCGGAAATGTTTGCCCATGGGTATCAAGCTCTAACTGATGGCGCGGAAGTTGTTTACCAAGTTGGTGAATTTTACACCCCTGGTTATGAACGAGGTCTGCGTTATGATGATCCCATTTTAGACATTGTTTGGCCTTTGAATGTGACTGAAATTTCTCAGAAAGATCTTAGTTGGCCTTTATTGGAATCTGTGTTAATAGGTGTCTAG
- the rfbF gene encoding glucose-1-phosphate cytidylyltransferase, whose amino-acid sequence MKAVILAGGLGTRLSEETSIRPKPMVEVGGKPILWHIMKIYSAHGINDFIICCGYKGYIIKEYFANYFLHMSDVTFDMRFNQMSIHSGYAEPWRVTLVNTGDNTMTGGRLKKVREHIGNETFCFTYGDGVSNINITELINFHQSQKTLATLSAVQPAGRFGAISLGQEQTKITSFKEKPEGDGAWINGGYFVLEPEVINFIADESTVWEKEPLEKLADMEQLSAFKHQGFWQPMDTLRDKNYLEDLWKNNQAPWKVWA is encoded by the coding sequence ATGAAAGCAGTAATTCTAGCTGGTGGTTTAGGAACGCGTCTGAGTGAAGAAACTAGTATTAGACCTAAGCCAATGGTAGAAGTGGGTGGCAAGCCAATTCTTTGGCATATTATGAAAATATATTCAGCTCATGGTATTAATGATTTTATCATTTGTTGTGGATACAAGGGTTACATTATTAAGGAGTATTTTGCCAACTACTTCCTCCACATGTCAGACGTAACTTTTGATATGAGATTTAATCAAATGAGTATCCATTCCGGATATGCAGAACCATGGCGGGTTACTTTGGTAAATACGGGCGATAATACCATGACAGGTGGTAGACTAAAGAAAGTGAGAGAACATATTGGTAACGAAACTTTCTGTTTTACCTATGGAGATGGTGTCAGCAATATTAATATTACGGAACTAATTAATTTTCACCAAAGCCAAAAAACCTTAGCCACCCTTAGTGCTGTCCAACCAGCAGGAAGATTTGGGGCAATTTCCCTAGGACAAGAACAAACTAAAATTACCAGTTTTAAAGAAAAGCCAGAGGGTGATGGTGCTTGGATTAATGGTGGTTATTTTGTCCTAGAACCAGAGGTAATTAATTTTATTGCTGATGAAAGTACGGTTTGGGAAAAGGAACCACTAGAAAAATTAGCGGATATGGAACAACTGTCAGCTTTTAAACATCAGGGATTTTGGCAGCCAATGGATACTTTAAGAGATAAAAACTACCTGGAAGATTTGTGGAAAAATAATCAAGCTCCTTGGAAGGTGTGGGCATAA
- a CDS encoding NAD(P)H-dependent oxidoreductase gives MIIVDQALQARAELGKPVKVAMIGAGFMGRGIANQIINSVPGMELVAIANRHIQTAERAYLEAGIENFRTVDNLGDLEDSIAQNGYAITEDAMLLCEADGIDAIIEVTGTIEYAAHLVTRAIAHQKHVILMNAELDGTVGPILKIHADRAGVVFTACDGDQPGVEMNLYRFVKSIGLTPLLCGNIKGLQDPYRNPTTQAGFAQRWGQNPAMVTSFADGTKISFEQAIVANGTGMKVAKRGMLGYEYTGHVDEMTKMYDLDQLRELGGIVDYVVGAKPSPGVFVFATHEDPKQRHYLNLYKLGEGPLYSFYTPYHLCHFEVPISVARAVLLHDAVLTPIAGPIVDVVATAKIDLKAGEIIDGIGYYMTYGQCENSSIVQQENLLPMGLAQGCRLIRDIPRDQVLTYNDVELPTGRLCDRLRAEQTAYFSPVKTLAIAR, from the coding sequence ATGATAATAGTTGATCAAGCATTACAAGCACGTGCTGAATTAGGTAAACCAGTAAAAGTTGCCATGATTGGTGCTGGTTTTATGGGGAGAGGTATAGCTAATCAAATTATTAATTCTGTTCCAGGAATGGAATTGGTAGCTATTGCTAACCGTCATATTCAAACAGCAGAACGAGCATATTTGGAAGCAGGAATCGAAAATTTCCGCACTGTGGATAATTTAGGAGATTTGGAAGATTCCATCGCCCAAAATGGATATGCAATCACCGAAGATGCCATGTTGCTATGTGAAGCAGACGGTATAGATGCAATTATTGAAGTCACTGGAACCATAGAATATGCAGCTCATTTGGTAACCAGAGCGATCGCCCATCAAAAGCATGTGATATTAATGAATGCGGAACTAGATGGAACAGTGGGACCGATTTTAAAAATTCATGCTGATAGAGCTGGAGTAGTTTTCACAGCTTGCGATGGGGATCAACCAGGGGTAGAAATGAATTTATATCGCTTTGTTAAAAGCATTGGTTTAACCCCCCTATTATGTGGAAATATTAAGGGATTACAAGATCCCTACCGCAATCCAACCACTCAAGCTGGTTTTGCTCAACGTTGGGGACAAAATCCAGCTATGGTGACAAGTTTTGCTGACGGTACAAAAATTTCCTTTGAGCAAGCAATTGTAGCCAATGGTACGGGGATGAAGGTAGCAAAGCGGGGTATGTTGGGATATGAATATACAGGTCATGTAGATGAAATGACCAAAATGTATGATCTAGATCAGCTTAGGGAACTGGGTGGAATTGTAGACTATGTGGTAGGTGCAAAACCCAGTCCAGGAGTATTTGTTTTTGCTACTCACGAAGATCCCAAACAACGCCATTATTTGAACCTCTATAAATTGGGCGAGGGTCCTCTTTATAGTTTCTATACACCCTATCACTTATGTCATTTTGAAGTTCCTATTTCTGTAGCTCGTGCAGTGTTATTACATGATGCAGTTTTAACCCCCATAGCAGGTCCTATAGTTGATGTGGTGGCCACAGCCAAGATTGATTTAAAAGCAGGGGAAATAATTGATGGTATTGGCTATTATATGACCTATGGACAATGTGAAAATTCCTCCATTGTGCAACAGGAAAATTTACTACCCATGGGACTAGCACAAGGATGTCGTTTAATACGAGATATTCCTCGAGATCAAGTCCTCACTTATAACGATGTCGAATTGCCTACAGGTAGACTTTGTGATAGATTGCGTGCTGAACAAACAGCCTATTTTTCCCCAGTTAAAACCTTAGCGATCGCTAGATAG
- a CDS encoding glycosyltransferase family 2 protein, with translation MSKLLTIAIPTYNRANLLDQQLEWLSHAIKGYEQDCEILVSDNCSSDYTPQVIKKWQKILSSVTFISNRNSSNLGVMRNIIYCLNSATTKYVWTIGDDDPIQDRTVGYVIDKLQKHQDLSLMFLNFSGRNKITGEAVHPPTISGNRWFDIDVEDGAGNGKAIFEHCLAKSVGAVIFLTASIYRADLVKQALQIWPDAINNWISLAYFAGYCAAHGKVIVTKENFLECIVGVSYWQKEPKSALLMQYKHIPEVISKLHENGYSKQFYARMMIQNWRGVNPKVFLGALRRWPISAIQTILPFFAVVTVSAVEVMAAPELKIADCNQQISTSSLRRNKDS, from the coding sequence ATGAGTAAATTACTGACTATTGCCATTCCCACCTATAATCGAGCAAATTTGCTGGATCAACAATTGGAGTGGTTATCTCATGCTATTAAAGGTTATGAACAAGATTGTGAAATCTTAGTATCTGACAATTGTTCCAGTGATTATACACCGCAAGTTATCAAAAAATGGCAGAAAATTCTCAGCTCTGTAACTTTTATATCTAACAGAAACAGTAGCAATTTGGGTGTGATGAGGAATATAATTTACTGTCTAAATTCCGCCACTACCAAATATGTATGGACAATTGGTGATGATGATCCCATTCAAGATAGAACTGTTGGTTACGTAATAGATAAATTGCAAAAACACCAGGACTTATCTTTAATGTTTCTGAATTTTTCAGGAAGAAATAAAATTACTGGGGAAGCAGTTCATCCACCCACTATTTCTGGCAATCGTTGGTTTGATATTGATGTGGAAGATGGTGCGGGAAATGGTAAGGCAATCTTTGAACATTGTCTTGCTAAAAGTGTGGGCGCAGTAATATTTCTGACAGCTTCAATTTATAGGGCTGATCTGGTTAAACAGGCTCTACAAATTTGGCCGGATGCCATTAATAACTGGATTTCTTTAGCCTATTTTGCGGGTTATTGTGCAGCTCATGGAAAGGTAATTGTCACCAAAGAAAACTTTTTAGAATGTATTGTAGGTGTCAGTTATTGGCAAAAGGAACCTAAATCCGCACTATTAATGCAATATAAACACATACCAGAGGTGATTTCTAAGCTCCATGAAAATGGATATTCTAAACAGTTTTATGCCAGAATGATGATTCAGAACTGGCGAGGAGTTAATCCAAAAGTTTTCCTAGGTGCTTTAAGAAGATGGCCAATTTCTGCTATTCAAACCATACTTCCCTTTTTTGCTGTAGTTACGGTTTCCGCAGTAGAAGTTATGGCCGCTCCTGAACTGAAAATTGCTGATTGTAATCAGCAAATATCTACTTCTTCTCTTCGTCGCAATAAAGATTCGTGA